A region of the Dyadobacter sp. CECT 9275 genome:
GCCGCTGCCGAAACCTCCCACGTTGTTGGCACTGTTAAACATGGGCACACCATCAACCACATATAAAGGTTGGTTATCATTGCTCAGTGATTTTGCACCGCGGATAACCACATTAATGGTGGAGCCCGCACCGCCGGTTTCGTTGATGGTTACCCCGGCTACTTTACCTTGCATAGCCGTTAAAAAGTTTTCGCGTGCCACTTTGGTAAATTCAGGACCGGCCACTTTGCCGATGGCATAACCCAGCGATTTTTCTTCGCGCTGAATACCCAGAGCCGTTACCACTACTTCCCTTAGTTCATTCACATCGGTTTCTAAACTTACATCAATGATGCTTCGTGAACCTACGGTTACTTCCTGTGTTTTGTAACCAATGAATGAAAAGACGAGTACATCGTTGGGACCAACGGAAAGGGTATATTTCCCGCTGGCATCGGCGCTTGTTCCTGTGGTAGTTCCTTTTTTAAGGATACTGGCACCAGGAATAGTCGCATTGTTTGAATCGGTTACTTTTCCTGATACGGTTCGTTGCTGCGCTTGCGCGTTATAGAACAATGTCAGGAAAAGAATAACCAAAACCGACTTCATCATGTTTTGACAGAATTGTTTCATAATAAAAATGTATAGGGTTGTGATTATTCTGTTACAGCTTCAAAAGAAAGTATCAGTGCATGTGTATTAACACCCACGGCTTTGTCGCTTGCGGCCATGAACATAATGAGTTGCATACGTGTGTTAGAAATAGACCTCATGACCACTTTACGTTGAAAATCGCGGAAGCCGATAAACTCGGTTCCTGAAAAATCAAGTGTTTTAGCGCCTTTAAACGTAATACCCGCGCTACTGTAAGCCGAAGTAACTTTGAAATCTTCGCTTTCCACGAAAGTGAATTTGGCATCGGCCTGGGGTGTGTACTTGGCAATGCAAAGCCCATAGGTTGCGTTACCAACCAATACATTGGCAGGATAGCCACCTGTGGCAATTTGATAAACAAGGCCACCAAATGCCCCTCCATCGGCTTTCACATCATGCACATATTTACCGTCATAGAAAAAGGTATAAGTGTCATCATAAATAGCTCCCATATTAAATGTGCTTGAGGCAAAAATTCCGTCAGGAATAGGATTGTAAGGAGTAGCACTTGTGAAAGTGGCATCTGCGTTAGCAAGGTAGTCGCCTGCGGCAGTATGGGCTTTTGTCAATTTCCATTTTTTACCCGCATAACCAGCTGTGGTGTGGTCTCCGACAAGGTAATCGTAAGGTCTTAAATCCACAGCAAGGTTAACACTTTTGGTGATGGTTTCTCCACCACTGCTCTTGGCTGTAAGCTTGGCCACATAGTACCCTCCTGCTGCATAAACGTGAACAGGATTTTGTTCGGTGCTGGTTTT
Encoded here:
- a CDS encoding PKD domain-containing protein, producing the protein MQKLVPKLMSVILMAAMFTLVSSCDDDNDNPVFPFHAEIYNTLQGRQVAFQGLTHSAVSWSWDFGDGKTSTEQNPVHVYAAGGYYVAKLTAKSSGGETITKSVNLAVDLRPYDYLVGDHTTAGYAGKKWKLTKAHTAAGDYLANADATFTSATPYNPIPDGIFASSTFNMGAIYDDTYTFFYDGKYVHDVKADGGAFGGLVYQIATGGYPANVLVGNATYGLCIAKYTPQADAKFTFVESEDFKVTSAYSSAGITFKGAKTLDFSGTEFIGFRDFQRKVVMRSISNTRMQLIMFMAASDKAVGVNTHALILSFEAVTE